A stretch of Clostridium sp. BJN0001 DNA encodes these proteins:
- a CDS encoding ATP-binding protein, whose protein sequence is MKKKYSLEDLEKLINSLPYEVSLQNEKGEYVFVNNLLLETLKIDKEDIIGKKPDEVFAPGDAKIMKKVYNNVINRGKGIFTEIKSDTNGKWYDLYKTVIDNNYVACIVNECNVNIFKAYDNFYYEDESNSLEYSDMLCDKNQNESTYYELKKRFTSLCKNIQYKIKADGINVYLVNDRTNELYEFIKTGENIDKYPEVKECIRNFKKRGIENYDEILSTQCKGTYNSNKNNKDRGVIKYFPIKYGLKFMGFIAVYYIDENLIKFEADDFLKSICYKVGIICKNTKIRRRLEKVSRENEESKEELKAFLETASDVWSIIKKDGTFIKMSKNITNIFGWSEDEVFKYNYKDLIHPDDTKLALEYLHKTGNTNGEKRNDLISRFKCKNGEYKLVQWSATSKNDNNIIILTGKDVTFQKKLEEENKKIHDELEFETLKTEFFMNMSHEFRTPINIILSSVQLINMYLQNNEPEKSLKNLLYIKQNSYRLLKLVNNILDINKIDSGSCKLNLENCNIIDVIEKTVSSVVRYAKSFDSNITFDTDEEEVVTSCDTDKIERIMLNLLSNALKYVNKNGKIRVKINTDRKKKIICVSIWDNGIKIKKEDSEKIFDRFTRVDNSLTRICEGGGMGLTLTKSLVELHGGRIWVNTNIKEGAEIKFTLPIKTVYSKENKYYKKFDSKIERCNIEFSDIYSLM, encoded by the coding sequence ATGAAAAAAAAATATTCTTTAGAAGATTTAGAGAAATTAATTAATAGCCTTCCATATGAAGTATCTCTTCAAAATGAAAAAGGGGAGTATGTTTTTGTAAATAATTTATTATTGGAAACATTAAAAATAGATAAAGAAGATATTATAGGAAAAAAGCCTGATGAAGTTTTTGCTCCAGGCGATGCTAAAATTATGAAAAAGGTATATAATAACGTTATTAATAGAGGAAAGGGAATTTTTACTGAAATAAAATCTGATACAAATGGTAAATGGTATGATTTATATAAAACAGTTATAGATAATAATTATGTTGCATGTATAGTTAATGAATGCAATGTGAACATTTTTAAAGCATATGATAATTTTTATTATGAAGATGAATCAAATTCTTTAGAATATAGTGATATGCTATGTGATAAAAATCAGAATGAAAGTACGTATTATGAACTTAAGAAGAGATTTACTTCACTGTGCAAAAACATTCAGTATAAAATTAAAGCAGACGGAATTAATGTATATTTAGTAAATGATAGAACTAATGAATTATATGAATTTATAAAAACAGGAGAAAATATAGACAAGTATCCTGAAGTAAAAGAATGCATTCGTAATTTTAAAAAAAGAGGTATTGAAAATTATGATGAAATTTTAAGTACTCAATGTAAAGGTACATACAATTCTAATAAAAATAATAAAGACAGAGGAGTAATAAAGTATTTTCCAATTAAATATGGGTTAAAATTTATGGGCTTTATTGCCGTTTATTATATAGATGAAAATTTAATAAAATTTGAAGCTGATGATTTTCTTAAATCAATATGTTATAAAGTTGGAATTATCTGTAAAAACACTAAAATTAGACGCAGACTTGAAAAAGTATCTCGCGAAAATGAAGAAAGTAAAGAAGAACTTAAAGCTTTTTTAGAGACAGCAAGTGATGTATGGTCTATAATAAAAAAAGATGGAACTTTTATAAAAATGAGTAAAAATATAACTAATATTTTTGGATGGAGTGAGGATGAAGTATTTAAATATAATTATAAAGATTTAATTCATCCAGATGATACAAAATTAGCTCTTGAATATTTACATAAAACAGGAAATACTAATGGAGAAAAAAGAAACGATTTAATAAGCAGATTTAAATGTAAAAATGGTGAATATAAATTAGTACAATGGAGTGCTACATCAAAAAATGATAATAATATTATTATTTTAACTGGAAAAGATGTAACGTTTCAAAAAAAACTAGAAGAAGAAAATAAAAAAATACATGATGAACTGGAATTTGAAACTTTAAAAACAGAATTTTTTATGAATATGTCGCATGAATTTAGAACACCAATTAACATAATACTTTCATCAGTTCAGTTAATAAATATGTATCTTCAGAACAACGAACCGGAAAAAAGTTTGAAAAATTTGTTATATATAAAGCAGAACTCATATAGACTTTTAAAGCTTGTTAATAATATTTTAGATATTAATAAAATTGATTCGGGTTCATGCAAGCTTAATCTAGAAAACTGTAATATTATAGATGTTATTGAAAAAACAGTATCATCTGTAGTTAGATATGCAAAGAGTTTTGACAGCAATATAACGTTTGATACAGATGAAGAAGAGGTAGTAACATCGTGTGATACAGATAAAATAGAAAGAATTATGTTAAATTTATTATCTAATGCATTAAAATATGTAAATAAAAATGGAAAAATACGAGTTAAGATAAATACTGATAGAAAGAAAAAAATTATCTGTGTATCAATATGGGATAACGGAATAAAAATAAAGAAAGAAGATTCAGAAAAAATTTTTGACAGATTTACAAGAGTAGATAATTCACTTACAAGAATTTGTGAGGGTGGAGGAATGGGTCTTACACTTACAAAATCTCTTGTAGAACTTCATGGAGGAAGAATTTGGGTGAACACTAATATTAAAGAAGGTGCTGAAATAAAATTTACACTTCCAATAAAGACAGTTTATAGTAAAGAAAATAAATATTATAAAAAGTTTGATTCAAAAATTGAAAGATGTAATATTGAATTTTCAGATATATATTCATTAATGTAA
- a CDS encoding SseB family protein — protein MSVNELIEEYYKNNNDKVIYKKIVESLKNEDEIYIAYCPYIRNYYVDFNDKKASAYIFSSEEIYKKFEECMAKNMFILKIIKNRKDERISLFQDFYRNGIEQIVVKAEKDLKMSLFDMIDKPDFSDIPYVNRPILNPFLLFNINYFFECLSAKKADKKIEINMFKEIKKGKYLIPMDATGVNLEKSDSKNTEATIKKDSVIHFPIIKNRDGKSFYPIFTDWAEFIKFDSKKKYVGNIISFEDISHLIKNVEGVAINPFGVNLILNDSMINTIKNI, from the coding sequence ATGAGTGTTAATGAATTAATAGAGGAATACTATAAAAATAATAATGATAAAGTTATATACAAAAAGATAGTAGAGAGTTTAAAAAATGAAGATGAAATATATATTGCATACTGTCCTTATATAAGAAACTATTATGTTGATTTTAATGACAAAAAAGCATCAGCATATATTTTTTCAAGCGAAGAAATTTATAAGAAATTTGAAGAGTGTATGGCAAAAAATATGTTCATATTAAAAATTATTAAGAACAGAAAGGATGAAAGAATTTCTCTTTTTCAGGATTTTTATAGAAACGGCATTGAGCAGATTGTAGTAAAAGCTGAAAAAGATTTAAAAATGAGCCTTTTTGATATGATAGACAAGCCTGATTTTTCAGATATTCCGTATGTAAATAGACCTATTTTAAATCCATTTCTTCTATTTAATATAAATTATTTTTTCGAATGTTTAAGTGCAAAAAAAGCAGATAAAAAGATTGAGATAAATATGTTTAAAGAAATAAAAAAAGGAAAATATTTAATTCCTATGGATGCAACAGGAGTTAATTTAGAAAAAAGTGATTCTAAAAATACAGAAGCTACAATTAAGAAAGATAGTGTTATTCATTTCCCAATAATAAAAAATAGAGATGGAAAAAGTTTTTATCCTATATTTACAGACTGGGCTGAATTTATTAAATTTGACTCTAAAAAGAAATATGTAGGTAATATTATTTCGTTTGAAGATATTAGCCATCTTATCAAAAATGTTGAAGGGGTAGCAATAAATCCATTTGGTGTTAATTTAATATTAAATGATTCTATGATAAATACAATTAAAAATATATAA
- a CDS encoding S-ribosylhomocysteine lyase — translation MDKIASFTINHLKLLPGVYVSRKDKLESNVLTTFDLRMTRPNYEPVMNTAEVHTIEHLGATFLRNNKEYKEKTVYFGPMGCRTGFYLILGGDYESKDIVGLVTEMFKFIADFEGEVPGAAPKDCGNYLDMNLNMAKYLAKKYLNDVLLNITEERLIYPQ, via the coding sequence ATGGATAAAATAGCTAGTTTTACTATTAATCATCTAAAACTTTTACCAGGAGTATATGTATCACGAAAAGATAAATTAGAGTCTAATGTTCTTACTACATTTGATTTAAGAATGACAAGACCTAATTATGAACCTGTAATGAATACAGCAGAAGTTCATACAATAGAACATCTTGGAGCAACTTTTTTACGAAATAATAAAGAATATAAAGAAAAGACTGTATATTTTGGACCAATGGGATGTAGAACAGGATTTTACTTAATATTAGGTGGAGATTATGAATCAAAGGATATAGTAGGACTTGTTACAGAAATGTTTAAATTTATTGCAGATTTTGAAGGAGAAGTACCTGGAGCAGCCCCAAAAGATTGTGGAAACTATCTTGATATGAATCTTAATATGGCAAAGTATTTAGCTAAGAAATATCTTAATGATGTTTTATTAAATATAACTGAAGAAAGACTTATTTATCCTCAGTAA
- a CDS encoding U32 family peptidase: protein MKIVAGIGLIDDYIKIVQAGADEMFIGFVPYEWTKKYGSLFPLNRREVLYYNVQVTSYEDMKILKKMIDVYNVPVTITINYPYYPKEQYKIIEDIIEKLCKIGFNEFIIADISLLLYLRERKLNFKVHLSGECAEINKLSIEFLNQFDIKRYIFHRKNSICDMKECIKSNKVKNLEYEAFILNERCHYTGAFCSSLHCDELSHLCKIDYIMAKNYKNSNHFKNVSRKLEKYYEESETYENHKGYFLGENGCGLCSLYNLDKAGVTHLKVVGRGNLIYNIENDVKNLKRALHILKNSQNYKEDMRKELFPDGCSKKCYYFI from the coding sequence ATGAAAATAGTTGCTGGAATTGGTCTTATTGATGATTATATAAAAATTGTACAAGCAGGGGCAGATGAGATGTTTATTGGTTTTGTTCCTTATGAGTGGACTAAGAAATATGGAAGCCTTTTCCCATTAAATAGAAGAGAAGTTCTTTATTATAACGTTCAGGTAACTTCATATGAAGATATGAAAATATTAAAAAAAATGATAGATGTATATAATGTACCTGTTACAATAACAATAAATTATCCATACTATCCTAAAGAGCAGTATAAAATTATAGAAGATATAATTGAAAAACTCTGCAAAATTGGATTTAATGAATTTATAATTGCAGATATAAGTCTATTATTGTATTTAAGAGAAAGAAAATTAAATTTTAAAGTTCATTTAAGCGGGGAATGTGCCGAAATCAATAAACTTTCAATCGAATTTTTAAATCAGTTTGATATAAAAAGATATATATTTCATAGAAAAAATAGTATATGTGATATGAAAGAATGTATAAAGTCAAATAAAGTTAAAAATTTAGAGTATGAGGCATTTATATTAAATGAAAGGTGTCATTATACAGGAGCTTTTTGTAGTTCACTTCATTGTGATGAACTGTCCCATCTATGTAAAATAGATTATATTATGGCAAAGAATTATAAGAATTCAAATCATTTTAAAAATGTAAGTAGAAAATTAGAAAAGTATTATGAAGAGAGTGAGACTTATGAAAATCATAAAGGATATTTTTTAGGGGAGAATGGATGTGGACTCTGTAGTCTTTACAATTTAGATAAAGCAGGTGTTACACACCTTAAAGTTGTAGGAAGAGGAAACTTAATTTATAATATAGAAAATGATGTTAAAAATTTAAAAAGAGCACTTCACATACTTAAAAATAGTCAGAATTATAAAGAAGATATGAGAAAAGAATTGTTTCCTGATGGTTGCAGTAAAAAATGTTATTATTTTATATGA
- a CDS encoding histidine phosphatase family protein, which produces MKIYLIRHGETDWNLKQIIQGTNDTVLNDTGRRQAKKLANKLYYDKNIKFSKVYTSKQKRAVETAKIIARILNKDYIIVQGIEEMNLGSFEKHKWEDVEKKFSDEFSLWMKDIRYRRVPFGESYEDVLKRAIKTLYKIIKSNSENVAIVTHGAVIMAIVCLIKENSFNDILKFSALNSSIYEINSEDVLKHINIFKKAK; this is translated from the coding sequence ATGAAAATATACCTAATAAGGCATGGAGAAACAGATTGGAATTTGAAACAAATAATTCAGGGTACAAATGATACTGTTTTAAATGATACAGGAAGAAGACAGGCTAAAAAATTAGCAAATAAACTATATTACGATAAAAACATAAAATTTTCCAAAGTATATACAAGCAAACAGAAAAGAGCAGTGGAAACAGCAAAAATAATAGCAAGAATTTTAAATAAAGATTATATAATTGTTCAAGGAATTGAAGAAATGAATTTGGGAAGTTTTGAGAAACATAAATGGGAAGATGTAGAGAAAAAATTCAGTGATGAATTTTCTTTATGGATGAAAGATATACGATATAGAAGAGTCCCTTTTGGTGAATCTTATGAAGATGTTTTAAAAAGAGCAATAAAAACGTTATATAAAATAATAAAGTCTAATTCAGAAAATGTTGCAATTGTAACTCATGGTGCAGTAATTATGGCAATTGTATGTCTTATTAAAGAAAACTCTTTTAACGATATACTTAAGTTTTCTGCGTTAAATAGTTCAATATATGAGATTAATAGTGAAGACGTATTAAAACATATTAATATCTTTAAAAAAGCAAAATAA
- a CDS encoding HD domain-containing phosphohydrolase: MKKRNDIMQNLGILTINELKPGMIITNDVYKNGNLLIKKDTTLDEEKISILKRSYFFDKITVGIPDEILKSYSKEEEIKKVEQTFDDISNNLTKMFEQMKHTNNLTVNNELRNFANKILKELESQEIVVSSVLFKGSGNDCIYRHGVNVAVMSALIAKWLGFDKAKINLLIYSALLHDFGMTKLDYELQKKPDMILEKRHKEIKEHTKLGYESVINIPYLDKSVSYGVLMHHEREDGSGYFAIKGEKIHPFAKIIAIADKLDVLNSDIEGITKKSAFETLEEIKQSSVNKFDYIYTKVFLEHIANFYMGESVILSNNKQGKIIQINPEQISKPLLLVDDDFIDLSKNKDLSIKELVIH; this comes from the coding sequence ATGAAAAAAAGGAATGATATTATGCAAAATTTAGGCATTTTAACAATTAACGAATTAAAACCAGGAATGATAATTACAAATGACGTTTATAAAAACGGAAATCTTCTTATAAAAAAGGATACCACACTTGATGAGGAGAAAATATCGATTCTTAAAAGATCATACTTCTTTGATAAAATAACAGTAGGAATACCAGATGAAATATTAAAAAGCTATAGTAAAGAAGAAGAAATAAAAAAAGTAGAACAAACATTTGATGATATAAGCAATAATCTTACAAAAATGTTTGAGCAAATGAAACACACAAATAATCTTACAGTAAATAATGAGCTAAGAAATTTTGCCAATAAAATTTTAAAAGAACTCGAATCACAAGAAATAGTAGTAAGTAGTGTATTATTTAAAGGAAGCGGAAATGACTGTATATATAGACATGGGGTAAACGTTGCCGTTATGAGTGCACTTATTGCTAAATGGCTTGGCTTTGATAAAGCTAAAATAAATCTTTTAATTTATTCAGCTCTTCTTCATGATTTTGGTATGACAAAGTTAGATTATGAACTTCAAAAGAAACCCGATATGATTTTAGAAAAAAGACATAAAGAAATAAAAGAACATACTAAATTAGGTTATGAATCAGTTATTAATATTCCTTATCTTGATAAAAGCGTAAGCTATGGTGTTTTAATGCATCATGAGAGAGAAGATGGAAGTGGATATTTTGCGATTAAAGGAGAAAAAATCCATCCATTCGCAAAAATAATTGCAATTGCAGACAAGCTAGATGTATTGAATTCAGATATAGAAGGAATCACTAAAAAAAGTGCATTTGAAACTCTAGAAGAAATAAAACAAAGTAGTGTTAATAAATTTGACTATATATATACAAAAGTATTTTTAGAACATATAGCAAATTTTTATATGGGTGAAAGTGTTATCTTAAGCAATAATAAGCAGGGAAAAATAATTCAAATTAATCCAGAACAAATTTCAAAGCCACTTCTTCTTGTAGATGATGATTTTATTGATCTTTCAAAAAATAAAGATTTATCTATTAAAGAATTAGTTATTCATTAA
- the ugpC gene encoding sn-glycerol-3-phosphate ABC transporter ATP-binding protein UgpC, producing the protein MAGLSLKHIYKVYPGDVTAVTDFNLEIEDREFIVFVGPSGCGKSTTLRMIAGLEEISKGELYIDGKLVNDVEPKERDIAMVFQNYALYPHMTVYDNMAFALKLRKTPKDVIDKKVKEAAKRLDIEHLLDRKPKALSGGQRQRVALGRAIVREPKVFLMDEPLSNLDAKLRVQMRTEISKLYQNLATTFIYVTHDQVEALTMGTRIVVMKDGVIQQVDTPLNIYNNPTNVFVAGFIGSPQMNLLNCVLKEENGKVYCVLEDNKILISDAKAKILKDKGYIGKEVVFGIRPEHIDDDQNIVAANPEETVNGAVEVVERMGAESYIYFKSANKSLTARVSGSTKLEPGDNIKLAIEINNIHIFDAETELRVC; encoded by the coding sequence ATGGCAGGTTTGTCATTAAAACATATTTACAAAGTTTATCCAGGAGATGTTACAGCAGTAACAGATTTTAATCTTGAAATTGAAGATAGAGAATTTATAGTATTCGTTGGTCCATCAGGATGTGGAAAATCTACTACATTAAGAATGATAGCAGGACTTGAAGAAATATCAAAAGGTGAATTATATATAGATGGAAAATTAGTTAATGATGTTGAGCCAAAGGAAAGAGATATAGCAATGGTTTTCCAGAACTATGCATTATATCCTCATATGACTGTTTACGATAACATGGCATTTGCATTAAAATTAAGAAAGACTCCAAAAGATGTTATAGATAAAAAAGTTAAAGAAGCAGCTAAGAGACTTGATATTGAACATTTATTAGATAGAAAGCCAAAGGCTTTATCAGGTGGTCAAAGACAAAGAGTTGCCCTTGGAAGAGCAATTGTCAGAGAACCAAAGGTATTCTTAATGGACGAGCCTTTATCAAACCTTGATGCAAAGTTAAGAGTTCAAATGAGAACTGAAATTTCTAAATTATATCAAAATTTAGCAACTACATTTATTTATGTAACACATGATCAGGTTGAAGCTTTAACAATGGGTACAAGAATTGTTGTTATGAAAGATGGTGTAATTCAGCAGGTTGATACTCCACTTAACATATACAATAACCCAACAAACGTATTCGTTGCAGGATTTATTGGAAGTCCACAAATGAATTTATTAAATTGTGTCTTAAAAGAAGAAAATGGAAAAGTTTATTGTGTATTGGAAGATAATAAGATATTAATTTCAGATGCAAAAGCAAAGATTCTTAAAGACAAAGGATATATTGGAAAAGAAGTTGTATTTGGTATAAGACCAGAACACATTGATGATGATCAAAATATAGTTGCAGCAAATCCAGAAGAAACAGTAAATGGAGCAGTTGAAGTTGTTGAAAGAATGGGAGCTGAGAGTTACATTTATTTCAAATCAGCAAATAAGAGTTTAACTGCAAGAGTTAGTGGAAGCACTAAGTTAGAACCAGGAGACAACATCAAATTAGCAATTGAGATTAACAATATCCATATATTTGATGCTGAAACTGAATTAAGAGTATGTTAA
- a CDS encoding helix-turn-helix domain-containing protein, with amino-acid sequence MNNLNIYLKDMYDACKFDFSVYVDEKLIFSSNKKFQKDDEDLYKEELSIENSNIKIIVFKKDINVANIIKFFLQEKYKPINNEKENVILKLLKREPVSAAVLNKKMPLLTENTYMITLYLENKVLDVKDILEKIYTDTDSIIIRKDDNVVMIGNFEEIKDHISSISETIYTSLYEKSFINYDKIYSYNNLAELYDEALYHIKLAKKYNLEEKVFNNDSLFFEKIIDGLSDQTKSRILKRFSDGFSKLDKELIKTIEIFFIMNLNLSESAKELYVHRNTLIYRLDKIERYTTYDIRKFNDAIIFKMAFCIWKEHNLQKK; translated from the coding sequence TTGAATAATTTAAATATATATCTTAAAGATATGTATGATGCTTGTAAATTTGATTTTTCTGTGTATGTTGATGAAAAATTAATATTTTCTTCAAATAAAAAGTTTCAAAAAGATGATGAGGATCTTTATAAAGAAGAATTAAGCATTGAAAATTCAAATATAAAAATAATAGTATTCAAAAAAGATATAAATGTAGCAAATATTATAAAGTTTTTTCTTCAGGAAAAATATAAACCAATTAATAATGAGAAAGAAAACGTAATCTTAAAACTTTTAAAAAGAGAACCAGTGTCAGCTGCTGTTTTAAATAAAAAAATGCCTTTACTAACAGAAAATACATATATGATAACTCTATATCTTGAAAATAAGGTGTTAGATGTAAAAGATATACTAGAAAAAATATATACAGATACTGATTCGATTATTATTAGAAAAGATGATAATGTAGTAATGATCGGAAATTTTGAAGAGATAAAAGATCATATTTCAAGTATTAGTGAAACTATATATACATCTTTATATGAAAAAAGTTTTATAAATTATGATAAAATATATTCATATAATAATTTGGCTGAATTATATGATGAAGCACTTTATCATATAAAGCTTGCTAAAAAATATAATTTAGAAGAAAAGGTTTTTAATAACGATAGTTTATTTTTTGAAAAGATTATTGATGGTCTTTCAGATCAAACTAAAAGCAGAATATTAAAAAGATTTTCTGATGGATTTTCTAAACTTGATAAGGAACTTATAAAAACTATTGAAATATTTTTTATTATGAATCTAAATTTAAGTGAATCAGCAAAAGAATTATATGTTCATAGAAATACACTTATATATAGATTAGATAAAATAGAAAGATATACTACATATGATATTAGAAAATTTAATGATGCTATAATTTTTAAAATGGCATTTTGCATATGGAAGGAACATAATCTTCAGAAAAAGTAA
- a CDS encoding LacI family DNA-binding transcriptional regulator, whose translation MNIKDIAKLANVGVSTVSRVINNSPDVKESTREKIKNVIKKYNYVPNNGARMLKQNRTKNIGLLVKGVFNPFFSEMTSIIGSEIVKNGYSMIMEQNDFTRLDDVDTLISFIKEKKLRGAICLGGNFVDINNDSFNEITIPLVLASVDSVDYNDGGNYSSIGIDNRNAGYEATKYLIKNGHKKIAIIIGDYEDRGISLLRLEGYKRALKESKIKEEYILNANYSSFDAYDVTKEFLKKNGDSVTAIFALSDIMAMGVAKAVLDSNYKIPQDISILGFDGMAESKFYNPEISTVEQPKGKMAKASIELLFSLIDKKSENKHMVLKTKIIERSSVLSK comes from the coding sequence ATGAATATAAAAGATATAGCTAAATTAGCTAATGTAGGCGTAAGCACAGTTTCACGAGTTATAAATAATAGTCCTGATGTAAAAGAAAGTACAAGAGAAAAAATAAAAAATGTGATTAAAAAGTATAATTATGTACCAAATAACGGTGCGAGAATGTTAAAACAAAATAGAACAAAAAATATCGGACTTCTCGTAAAAGGTGTATTTAATCCATTTTTCTCAGAGATGACAAGTATTATAGGTTCAGAAATAGTTAAAAACGGATATAGTATGATAATGGAGCAAAACGATTTTACAAGACTTGATGATGTTGATACGTTAATTTCATTTATTAAAGAAAAGAAACTTAGAGGAGCAATATGTCTTGGAGGTAACTTTGTAGACATAAATAATGATAGCTTTAATGAAATTACAATACCACTTGTTTTAGCTTCTGTAGATAGTGTCGACTATAATGATGGTGGAAATTACTCATCAATAGGTATAGATAATAGAAATGCAGGGTATGAAGCAACAAAATACCTTATTAAGAATGGGCATAAGAAGATAGCTATTATTATTGGTGATTATGAAGATAGAGGCATAAGTCTTTTAAGACTTGAAGGATATAAAAGAGCACTTAAAGAAAGTAAAATTAAAGAAGAATATATATTAAATGCTAATTATTCAAGTTTTGATGCTTATGATGTAACAAAAGAATTTCTAAAAAAGAATGGAGATAGTGTAACAGCAATATTTGCATTATCAGATATTATGGCTATGGGAGTTGCAAAAGCAGTTTTAGATAGTAACTATAAAATACCGCAGGATATATCAATATTAGGGTTTGATGGAATGGCTGAAAGTAAATTCTATAATCCTGAAATATCAACAGTAGAGCAGCCAAAAGGGAAAATGGCAAAAGCCAGTATTGAGCTTCTTTTTTCACTTATAGATAAGAAAAGTGAAAACAAACATATGGTACTTAAGACAAAAATTATTGAAAGAAGTTCTGTATTGTCTAAATAA
- a CDS encoding D-2-hydroxyacid dehydrogenase yields the protein MKQIVVLDGKTLGKVDYIKLNELGQVIYYDMTKKKDIKSRIKDADIILVNKVILDAEELQSAKNLKLICEMATGYNNIDIDYCIENNIAVTNVAGYSTSAVVQHTFALFFALNNRIEYFDDFVKSGEYSKSKMFTNLDKPFNDLNGKVWGIIGLGAIGKNVARIAQAFGARVIYYSTSGKNDNTDYARVNFDDLLEKSDVISIHAPLNKKTEGLINYKAFKKMKKSCILINVGRGPIVVEQDLARALDKDLIFGAGVDVFCREPLLKSNPLLKINDPEKIIMTPHVAWTSKDARDRLFNGVLENIRAFIAGEKRNRVD from the coding sequence ATGAAACAGATTGTAGTGTTAGATGGTAAAACCTTAGGAAAGGTTGATTATATAAAACTTAATGAGCTTGGGCAAGTAATATATTATGATATGACTAAGAAAAAAGATATAAAAAGTAGGATAAAAGATGCAGATATAATATTAGTAAATAAAGTTATATTGGATGCTGAAGAACTTCAAAGTGCTAAGAATTTGAAGCTAATTTGTGAAATGGCTACAGGATATAATAATATTGATATAGATTACTGCATTGAAAACAATATTGCAGTAACAAATGTGGCTGGTTATTCAACGTCTGCTGTTGTTCAACATACCTTTGCCTTATTTTTTGCATTAAATAACAGAATAGAATATTTTGATGATTTTGTAAAGTCAGGAGAATATTCTAAATCCAAAATGTTTACGAATTTAGATAAACCGTTTAATGATTTAAATGGTAAGGTATGGGGAATAATTGGTCTTGGAGCTATAGGAAAAAACGTTGCAAGAATTGCTCAAGCTTTTGGTGCTAGAGTAATATATTATTCTACATCTGGAAAAAATGATAATACAGATTATGCAAGAGTAAATTTTGATGATCTTCTTGAAAAATCAGATGTAATATCAATCCATGCTCCATTAAATAAAAAAACAGAAGGACTTATTAATTATAAAGCTTTTAAGAAAATGAAAAAAAGCTGTATCTTAATTAATGTTGGAAGAGGCCCTATTGTAGTAGAGCAAGATCTTGCAAGAGCGTTAGATAAAGATTTAATATTTGGAGCAGGAGTAGATGTATTTTGTAGAGAACCACTTTTAAAATCTAATCCCCTTCTTAAAATAAACGATCCAGAAAAAATAATAATGACACCTCATGTTGCATGGACAAGTAAAGATGCAAGAGATAGATTATTTAATGGTGTTCTTGAAAACATCAGAGCATTTATTGCAGGTGAGAAAAGAAATAGAGTAGATTAA